GGTGCTGTTACAACCAAAGGTTATACTATCGTTCCAATAAAGGTCTATCTAAAAGGTGGTCTTATGAAAATGGAAATTGGTATAGCAAAAGGTAAGAAAAAGTATGACAAACGCCAAGATATTGCTAAGAAAGACCAACGTCGTGAAGCAGAAAAAAGGTTCAAAGTCAGTAACCTGTAATAAATCCTAGTTAATAATTAAAGATTCTAAGCTTACTGAGCATTTTATATGCATATTGTAGCTGAAAATCTTGATTATCATATACGGGGGTGTACTGGTTTCGACGGGGACATCAGAAGTACGAGCAGCCATTCGCAGATCACTGGGCCTGCGTCATCAACCTGGTAAATTAAATTAAACGCAGACGAAAATAATAATAATTTCGCATTTGCTGCCTAATTAGGTAGCTGTCTCACCTTAGTGACCCGTAGCTAGGGCTGAGGCACCAAATTAAACGGGGAACTTCACTTCCAAAGCTTTGAGGGAGAGGAAGACACTATGAAGCTACTAAAGTCTACAGCCTGTCGTTAGGCGTTAGATGGAGGGAATGTTAAAATAGCGACTGTAATGGGAGATACTCGGATGGATGGGTTTTCGGACAGGGGTTCGACTCCCCTCACCTCCATTAGTCAAATCCACGACAGGAAGATGTCGTGGATTTTTTATATATTTGGAAGAAGAGTGAATATATAGGAAATCATAACCAGAAAAGGCACTTAGGTATAATTGACCTTTTGTGATTTTCGTAGAAAGGAACGGTAATAATAATGAAAGATTTGAAAGTAATATTTATGGGTACACCTGAATTTAGTGTAAATGTACTTAATAGTTTAATTCGTAATACTAATGTAATAGCAATAGTAACTAAACCAGATAAATTAGTTGGGAGAAAACAAGTATTGACAGAATCAGCTGTAAAAAAGGTCGCACTTGAAAACAATATAAAAGTAATGCAACCAACTAAAATAAGAAATGAATATCAAAGTGTAATAGATTTAAATCCTGATATCATTATAACTTGTGCATATGGTCAATTTCTCCCAAAAGAAATATTAGATTATCCTAAATATGGTTGCATAAATGTCCATGCATCACTTCTTCCAAAATTAAGAGGAGGAGCACCTATTCATAGAGCGATTATTGATGGATATACCACTACAGGTATAACCATAATGTATATGGGGCAAAAAATGGATAATGGTGATATAATAAGCCAAAAAAGCATTGAAATAGAAAAAACTGATAATGTAGGTACGTTACATGATAAATTAAGCTTTTTAGGTGCAGGATTATTAATAGAAACATTACCAAATATTATAAGTGGACATATAAATAGAATAGTCCAAAATGAAGAAGAAGTAACATTCGGTTATAATATATCAAGAGAAGATGAACATATAGATTTTAATAAAACAAAAATAGAAGTACTTAATAAAATAAGAGGGCTTAATCCATGGCCATCATCTTATGCAATTTTAGATAATGTAGAAATAAAAATATACGAAGCTATTATAGGTGAAGATATTTATAAAGAAAAATCAAACGGAGAAATAGTAAAATTATACAAGGATGGAATAGTAATTAAAGTATCCGATGGGGAAATTATTTTAAAAACAATAAAACCTTCAGGTAATAAAAAAATGAGTGTGAAAGATTATCTTAATGGTTATAAAGAAAAAAACAATCTAATTGGTAAGGTGTTCAGGTAATTTATGAATAGTCCCTCATCGAGTGTGGTTAACCTCCACTTACCACAGCCATGTCCGCTTAATAGGGATATGTGTCTGGTTATCGGTTGGTAAATATTAATAAAATAATAATAGGGTAAAGGTATAAACCTTGAACCCTATTTTTTATTTATGATATTATCTTAAAATAAGTAGTGAATTAATAAGAACAACTAAATTAAATATAAGGTAATAATATGTCGAAAAAACTACA
The window above is part of the Vallitalea guaymasensis genome. Proteins encoded here:
- the fmt gene encoding methionyl-tRNA formyltransferase, coding for MKDLKVIFMGTPEFSVNVLNSLIRNTNVIAIVTKPDKLVGRKQVLTESAVKKVALENNIKVMQPTKIRNEYQSVIDLNPDIIITCAYGQFLPKEILDYPKYGCINVHASLLPKLRGGAPIHRAIIDGYTTTGITIMYMGQKMDNGDIISQKSIEIEKTDNVGTLHDKLSFLGAGLLIETLPNIISGHINRIVQNEEEVTFGYNISREDEHIDFNKTKIEVLNKIRGLNPWPSSYAILDNVEIKIYEAIIGEDIYKEKSNGEIVKLYKDGIVIKVSDGEIILKTIKPSGNKKMSVKDYLNGYKEKNNLIGKVFR